GCCGGTTTCTTTGTCGGGAGCCGAGAAGCATCCTCGCAGTCGCAACTCGGGCACGGCAGCACAGGTCTCTCCACAGACAGGACGAGACGACGACTCACGGGTCGTCCGTCTACAAAAGCACAAAGGCCTTTATCGTTCTGCGCCTGCCTGCGTTACCTTCGCCTCGAATCAACCAAACGCTGCCCGATGCAGCAGGGGTCTCGACTTGTCCTCTACGTCGCGAGGAAGGAAAGCGCGTGTACGCGCTAAGGGCACGGTCGCTGCGCTCTGACTCGGCAGCCTTCAGCCTTTCACACTGTGGCCGTGCGCATGCGGAGCCGCCTCCTCGCTTTCCAGCTTCCTCCTCCCAAACTTTCTTCCCAAGAATGGGGTCGACATCGTCACGTCGCTGTGACTGTGTCAATGCAAGATGAAGATGGCTTGGCAAAGGGAGGTGAGTGAGAGCGACCCGTAGGATAGGGTCGAGCAAGACGAGGGACGGGGGTGGCCATCTTTTGCAGCTCGATGTCGACCTCCCTCATGGGGGTTCATGAGATCACAGTCCCTATCTGCGAAGCCCTTTTGCCACCGAAATGCagtttttttcctttgatttGAAAATACAACTCTGAAAAATGAACCATAAATCATGTCATCATATCAACTCTACAAGCCACCGCAAACACATAAGTCTcctaaaaagtaaaaaagaaaagaaaaatacaaaccCATATTTGAAGAAGGGTGGTTCAATTTTGATCTCACATATTTAAAAACAAAGTAAACACTTACAAACCCGAAAACCTTTTCTATTTTGAGCTAAAATGAGTAGGTCCTCTTGGAGTCCTGGTTCTACGTGGAGTGCCACATAGGTCATACTTAGCCAAAACTTATTTGTTGGCGTGAGAAGCATTAGTAGCTATTTAAACGGTTGGGTTTTATCTTGATTCGAAGACAAGGAACGAAAATTAAATAAATGACGTGAAGACTTTTGAGGGGAAAAAAGATTTGTCACCCAAATTGTCCTCCAGCGACCCTTTTATTATACCCTGTTCTCCCCTAACAAGTTCAGTACCGCACACAACTCGTCACCCTCGTTCTTCGCCCACTCTTGCGTAGGTAGGCTCCCCCCACCACGCCACCGCCCTCCGTCGCAGCTGCGCTTCAgtcctctctcccttctctcgTTGACGtccccgtcgtcgtcctcttccgCCGCCGGAGTGGAGTGGGAATTCACCTGGACTTGGATTGACTTCTTTGGCTGGTACGGAAAACCTTGCTAGCTTGCCATCTGCAGAATCTTCTCTTTGCTGCTTCATCGCATAGATGCTCGATTCTGTTTGGTTGACGACTTGACGTTGCGGATTATTTGCTTGGTAGGGGTACTAATAGCAGTTCATATTTCCAAAAATTTTCAGTGGTTCAACTGAACCCCCATTCCCCCATGCAGTTCGTTCGTGATCAGCTTGTTAGGAAGCTGAAGTTCCTATGTACTCAGTCGCTTTGTAGGGCATTTGTGTTTGACCAAATGTTTAAGACTTGTAAAATTTCAGCTGTAAAAAATGGCGCTTCAAGATGTGTCCCTATTCAGTTTTCTTCAGACTCCCTGAAGAAATAGCATCAGTTACTGTGTAGTGTATAATGGGAACTTGTTGGCGATGCGCTGATCACATGCAATTTCTGTAAAGTTAGCCAAAGTCTGGAACGGTACACATATATCCATTCAGTATAACGAGACTAGTTCATGTTTGGTTGGGCCTGCTAGTGTCATCATATTATTTGTTACACGCTACTTTGCGCCCATCACAATGTAACTTATGCTGCTATGCTGAACTTACATATGGTGTTCCTTTTGAATAGATCATATGGTGCCATCGGAATCACAGATTGTAGTCGAGAAAAATCCTTCCACGAGTGTGGATGCCAAAGAGCAGATTATAACAGTAATGCTTGTTCGTAGTTTTCATCTTCTTTGctaaataatgaagcattgctaACAGGAATGTTGCTGTTCTGTCAGCTTGTTTCAAGCAAAGATAAAGAAGTATCTACTACTATCGTGCGAGGTGCAAGCTCATTAGAATCACcaaaaggtgctcaagaggaGGCTAGCTTTATGGGTAAAGGTGGAGAACAACAGTTTGGCTACCAGCCTAATGTGTACGGCTCTCAGCCACAAACACTCTTTTCTGGAGGTTAGGATGTATTTCTGTCTCTCTACGTTGATGCATACTCCTACCTGTACATTATTGCACCAGATAAAAGCATGACTGCATGAGGATGTTGCATAGCATGGTCTAAAATCTCTCCAAGAAACTCACCCTTCTTTTGAAAAGTCCGGTCTTAGCTCTACCTTGGCCTCATGGAAGGGCAGAAAAACGTAGTTTGAATTTTCCCAATTATGTTTTTGCTGATTGATAAGGCAGCATATTGTCCTTTCATGATTTTCTACCTTTTTAGGGCCCATGATTTCTTTTCCCTGCTTGACTTGATCTAAGCCTTTTACTTTCTTCTTCAGGTTATTTGAACCATTTGGGTCAATGGGAAGAATATCCATATGTTGCGAGTGTGGAGAGACTTGATTCTGCATACCCTGTAAGTATTGGGCTGTTGATCTTTTCCTGCTTCCTCGTTTTTCCTGATCAAGTTTTAAGTGGTTTTACGGGAAAACTGGTTACTAATGTTTCTCCTCGATACGCAAATAATCCACAGGTGATGTATGGAGCTTACTCCCCTCTGTCAACCTTTGGAGACAGCCAGTCATATTTCCCTTTTCTCTACCCCATGTCAAGTCCTTACTACCAGCCGGCTGCTTCTCCAAGCATGGGATATTCAAGTTCTGCTACAGGAATATCACAATTTGATCCTATGCACCAGTATTACCTTCCTGACGCACTCTACTACTCACTGACTCCTGGCTTCCATCAGCCTTTTGGTTCCTTTGATGCAGGTgcaatttcatttttcttaataTATTTTGTGGCTCCTCGTAATATATATGAAAATTTAATTTCTGTTTTCAGTATCACATATATTTTGCTATATTATAGCATGGCATTTGTACTGATTTTGTGGAGTTGTTGCAGTTCCAATGCAATCTAGTGGTGTTTCTGAAGTTTTTGGGCAAGGAACTGCACCCCTGAGTTCTGGAATGGTATGCGGTTATGCAACTGTATTTTAGCATGTTTTTCATTGATTACATTAGTGGTTATGCAATTGTATTTTAGCATGTTACCTATACCTACATTGATTTTAAAAGTcagttttgtatttttttttccttttactgCACCTACCATGTGACTAATGTTGTTTTAAAACTGATGGCATGCATTCTTGCAGCACCAGGAATCCATGGATAACTCTGGATCATATACTGCATTCCAACAGGGTGGTAAATTTGGAGGCAGTACACCATGTTGGAGGGCTAGTAGCAGATTTGGCACCTTCAACAAAGGCTTCAAGCATGAGAAGGGCTCTGTTGACTTTCTGAATGAGCAAAGCCGTGGTCCAAGGGCTgccaaaacaaagaaagaagTGGAGAGCTCTTCAGCTGaggacaaaaataaaaagacaTTGTTaacagttgatcctgagaagtaTAACCACCCTGATTTTGCCACTGAGTACAAGGATGCCAAATTCTTCGTAATAAAGTCATATACTGAAGATCACATTCACAAAAGCATAAAGTATAATGTCTGGGCAAGCACTGCCAGCGGGAACAGAAAGCTAAATGCTGCTTATCGTGAggcaaaagaaagagaagattATTGTcctattttcttgtttttctcgGTATGATCATTCACTTCACTGTTAGtttcttttttatcttttttgctGAGAAAACAGAACAACTTTTTCAGACCTAGGACCACAAGGTTACAGTATGATTTCTTTGCAGGTTAATGGCAGTGGTCAGTTCTGCGGTGTAGCTGAGATGATTGGACCTGTTGACTTTGACAAGAGTGTTGATTACTGGCAGAATGACAGATGGAGTGGCCAGTTCCCTGTGAAATGGCACACTGTTAAGGATGTCCCAAACAACCTCGTTCGGCACATCATCCTGGAGAACAATGAGAACAAGCGCGTGACAAACAGCAGGGACACGCAGGAGGTGCAACTAATGACATGGCCCCTTGTTAAATCCTTGTGTTGATGGGGTTCCTTTTGAGCAGTAATAAACTTGACTAACTTGCAGGTGAAACTGGAGCAAGGTGTCCAGATGCTAGCCATCTTCAAGAACCATGGAGCCGAGACAACCATCCTTGAGGATTTTGACTTCTATGAGCAACGAGAGAAGGCTATGTTGGACGATAGGCAGCAGTGGAAGGTACAGTGTGCTGAAGCCAAGGCCCAGAAGCTGGTGAAGACCAGTGCAGCTGTGGGCATTGTGACTCAAATCTCAGACACCATTGCACAGGCTGTCCAGCTGGAAGAAACCAAGGACAGAGAAATCAGACTGAATGTTGGAGACACTGCAACTGCTGAGAACGCTTCTGCTGCTCCTGTGAAGCCTGAAGAAGCCATGCCAAATACGGCGGAATCTGGAACAAAGGAAAGTGGTTGATTGTTCCTTCACCTTTCATGATTAATTATGAGGAGCAGCTGTATCTGATGATATGTCATAGAGGCGAGATGGAAAACGGAGTACCCAAAAAATGGGAGTTGCTGGCTATTTTGTACAGCATAGGCTAGAGGTGAAGGCACCTCATCTGTTTTCTTCTCTGACTGACTTTCACTGAGCCCCCTCAAGAATGATGCCCAGTGACTTAGCGATGAGGGTGAGCTGCATTTAAACGTGGGAGTAAATTAGCTTTTGTATAGCTTACAGTTGAATCACTACTACTCTATTAGCCATTTAATTGCATTTCCCCAGCGACCTGGTCACCTTACTCAGTATTGTTAtgtcgttttttttttcagtggcACATTGCTTATTCCATCAACAACTGTACATTAGAAATATCCTTGtcaaaatttaaaaaaactGTACCTTAGAAATACGTGAAAttgcttcagagttcagactctCACCAAATTCTGCAGATTAGCTGACGACAGATACTATCAGCACTGTTGCCACTGGAGCAAAGCCATTGCCAGGAAATTATATATGCTATATATACTCTGAAGCAACACATGTTTGTGCACATAAGCATATTTCAGCAGGAGGGTTATAACACATGAACAAAGCAACAGGGACACAAGGCCGTTACAAGAATAGGAACCCTGCATGATGTTTTGACAACAGGACATAGGCTAGCCCTAAAACATCTCAAGAGTCTGAAAGCACAAACTAGGTATATTCTAAGGAGAGAAATATTTGAGAGACGACAGGCTTACACCTGAGTATATACACACACAGCCATACACTCAGGTGGATTTTCTACTTCAGCTGAGCAAAGTCTTGACATATGATAAATACACTCAATTATGCTTCCACGGAGTTCTTCTCAACTTTCCTTTTGTCGGGTTCAGTCGGTGGTCATCGGTTGGGAGATGCAACACCGAAATCGGGCCTTGCGGACAGTGCTCAATATCTCCATCTCAGCATGCTCCAGCATCCGGACAACTTCAGTGAACGGCGGACGGACATCAGGGTTCGGATCCCAGCACCTGGTCATGATCTCGCCAAGGGTGGGCAGGCAGTCCTGAGGTATGGCTGGGCGGACACCCTTGTTCACCACAGCGAAAGCGGCTTGTACTGCTGTCATGTTGGCGAAAGGGAGCATGCCAGTTATAAGCTCCCACAGCACAATGCCAAAGCTGTAGACATCAACTTTCTGGTCGTATGGCCTGTGCTGAATCATCTCTCTGCAAGAATGAAAATCAAGGTGTCAAGAATCCTTGCCATTTTTATGTATATGCGAGAATAGCTTCAGATTTAAACAACACAAAAAATATAACCAATAAGCAGCTGGGTATGTAAGCCTGCCAATAGCATCACAATGGACCACCATTACAAGAAAGAAACAGAAAGACATGAGTCAATAACACACAGTAACTGTTTCAAAACATTGGTGTGTGAAATCACTGTTCTATATTGGGTTTGAAATGCTTGTCTCTAAACAATGTAGGCCCACATGCTATTGCCGCAAAGGATACCACAAGTTCACATGGCAGGCATGGCAAATGAAGTAGTTTCCGTTTGACTATTTCCCAACATGTCAGAAATGGTAGCTGAAATGTGTTTCCATATGTTTCCTGTTGTGTTGCGTGTGCACATACTGTGTTTAGCATACTTCAACTCAACAAAACAGCATCTGCCAAGGGACCTGTTGCAGAATATATGCTATCCaccatctgccagggcaccaTCCTAAACAGGAATATTTCTTCCTGCCATACCTTTTGGAACATTGTAATAAAAAACATTGGATAACACAATAAAATTCCGTGAAATTCCTAGTCTTTGTTGATCTCCAGTAACTACAACCTTTCCAGCTAACTGtcttctttatttctttctgtTAGGCACATTTCAGAAACCAGTCTATCAGGATGCACATTCAAGACGAAACACAACTCAGCTTGGAGACATACATGCATCAGTTCAACTATTACCTCAAACTAGTCTTTTCCTATATAACACAGTATATGCGACTAAGTGTTTATACCATTAAATACTACACAAAATAGAATGAGGTAGACAAATTCATATAATTCTCAATTCTAAATACTCGGAACAAAATAAGTGTTGAAAGTttgtagaaaatgaagaggaccACCCCTTGCCCACAACCCACAGTGGCATAGCCAGGTGGGTGTCCTGGTGTACCTGGGCACACACAGGTTTTGCAAATGTCAGTGGATATTAGCTCTTTACATGGCATAAATCATGTACGGTCTAAATGTCTAATACTCCTGGACACCAGTGCACACCGAATTGAAAATTTCTAGCTACACCACTGCTTGCCCATGAAAATAAACCAGATAAAAATTATGGTAGTGCAAGCCCAGATGGTTAGATAAACCTGTCACATCCTCGAAATTGATATCTCCAAAGATAAGGATTACAGTATGGAACAGtgaataaaaagagaaaaaaaagtacCAGGATACAATAACCATTAGTTTTGTAGCAGAAGGGTTCAAAAATAGGTATGTCCAAGTGACATGCATCTGAATATCAAGGTATTCTTAGGTGAGCGAAGTTGTAGCTTATATTCTACTTGGGAGCATTTAAGAGTCTGTAGCAGGTGGTATTTCAAGAGcatctcttttcctttcttttcggAGAAAATAGTCACTCTGATATTTCAAGTCTGAAGTATTAATTATTATTCCATATAAAAGAGGAAGATGTAAATTTAGTTTTAAGTCATGCATTCTTAGTTATTACATATGGAGATAATGATGCAGTAAAACAACACCTAATCTGGGATCAAAGCTTCTATAAAACATCCAAACACAAAAAACCTACTTGAATTCCTTTCCATTTTGCATATGCACCCTCAAACAAGCAAAACCTAAAATATGTAGCAAAGATGTTGTTTTCTTTGAATGTCGTTTTGCTCATGCTGTGTGGTCTGTTATATATGCGGCGTCAGGTTTATCTCAGCCTCGTAGTGTTTCTAACATGTTTGGAAGTTGGCTACGGGGTATTGGAAAAGACCTAAAGCTGCTAGTTCTGCTAGGAGCGGCTGCTACATGTTAGTCGTTATGGCTATGCAGAAATGATATAATCTTTGGGAAAAAATATAACTCTTCTCCCTTGCAGGTTATTTTCTTGATTATACACTGGCTCCGCACGTGGGTTATATTACAGAAGCCAGCTTCACAGGACTTGGTTGTTGCGGCATCACTACGACTGGCGCAGGTGGCCAAGGAGTTTTTTACCCAGGCACATGGGTGGCGGTCTAGTTTGAGGATTGACTGTCAATAGAGTGTTTGTGTTATGTcctgtattttcttttttaggcTGTGTGCATCCCGCTATGCAGAGGTCGGGAGTGTTTTAAAGCATTGTATCCACTCGATGTAATGTTCTTGAAATTAATAAAAGTTCcattatccaaaaaaaaatgtagcaaaGATGTCAATGAAGATAATTCCTGGATAGCATCGTATGACCAAACCCATTAAAATACAATGCCCAGTATCAAAATATGGAATTTTGTGGCCCATGCTTTTGttatgttaaaaaataaaacagaaaaCTATTAAGCAGAATAAACAGTGAGTATAAATCAAGCAAAATTGATGGGATCAGTAGGTCAACTTACGGTGCCATCCAACGGTAGGTTCCTGTTTCAGGTGTCATCCCCTCAGTTTTGACTTCAATCCGAGCTACTCCAAAGTCTGCTATCTTAATAGATTTATCACCAGCAATCAAGAGGTTGTCTGATTTTAGATCCCTATGAATGAACCCAAGACCATGAACATAGGCCATCCCCCTTGCAACATCCAATGCTTGCTTCACCGCCAGTTTTAGTGGAACTGACCTGTTCTGCCTCTTTGTCAGAAACTGTCTAACTGATCCACCCTTTGCATACTCCGTCACAATGCACCAAACCACTGGCTTCCTGCATGCTCCAACAAATTTAACAATATTCTGGTGCCTCAAGGTTGCAAGCATCATAACTTCTTGCACAAACTGCTGCTCCATTAACCCGGCTCTCTCTGGATCAGCCTCTGGCCTCTCCAAAAGCTTAATCGCGACATCTTCACCATTATAGGTACCCCTGTAGAGCTTTCCAAAGGCACCTTGTGCAAAGGGCATTCCCATGTGGAGCTTAGCCAAATCAATTGTCCACTCCTCATAATCCTTGAGTGTCTCAGTTGGGTACCTTGGATCCATCAACGCTTGTGCTAGCGCATCATCACTCAAGGCATGAGACACCCGTCCATGACGGAAAATGCTGTGCCCCCCGACTGAGTAATTGCCTACAACAGGTCCCTTAAGGCCCGGGTGATTGAGCATCCTAGTATGGGAGTCGCAAGACCCTACACTACTATTGTCCACAGACATTGCAATGGAGCCACCATGTGTGCTGGTCTGCATGCTGTTAAGGCTATCGATGGACATGTTTGAGCCCTCACCAAGCTTTCTGTAGTACGCCATGTCGCAAAAATTCCCACCATTGTCATGACCGCCAATACCACCAATCATGCCAGCGAAATTGGGACCTTCCACCATCGCGCAAACAATCAAACGTTCTCCCTTTTCTGCAGTTCTCCTGTCGCCCCTGATATGTTGTAGGAACAGTGGCCGCCTGCACAGCAAGAATACATCAGAAATTAGAACTATTAGGGTCCTACAAGCAGCTGTAACTAGGGCACTACAAGTTAAGAACATGTGAACATTCAAGAAAGGCTCAAAACAGGGGAAGCAGCCACCGAACCTATCCCAAATGGGAACTATACCTCCCGAAATGCTCAGAAGTCGACGAATTTGAGTTAAAATGCATTAAGCATCCCCAATCCCCATGAAAATCATGCAGACCCTGACGAAAGCTGCAGCCTTTACAACGAATCAACAAGCTCCGCTTCTAAAGAAGCAAAGGAGAAAAACAAAACGCGGAAAAACCAGGTCATCTTCCTCGCCCGAGAACCTAAAAACCAAATCAAACACCAGGAAGCAAACTAGCACCCCCAAAAGGACCCCGCCCAGACCAAATCCCAAGCTCAAACCACCTCCAGAAACTAAATCAAGCTCAAACGAACCCCCAGGAAACCTCACCTCGCGCGGCTCACGGTTTCGGGCGATTCGGGGGTCGATCGGGACgaggcggcgccgcggaggagggGGGCTGCgcctggaggcggcggcggcggctggggacGGAGTCAGAGCGGGGAGACGAGGGCGATGACCAGAGACCaagaggaaaggaggaggaggagagagagagcctcgggagagagagagagaggagacgaAGCGAGTGGAGTCGCCTCTCACTTTCTCTCTCTTGGTAAGTGCGGTGTGTTAGCCAGAGGGTGAGCTGGTTAACTGCTCGCGGTCACCGCAGGGGTTGGTTTAGATATTATCCTATCAACGGAGGGCCTTCGTGACATTTTGTCCTCCGCTTTCTGGAGGCTTGACTGCTTTTCAAAGCATAATCCAAGGGCTTATCCGTGAACCCGTGCCAACTGGAGGGCTGCAGCCGCGAAACTGCCTCCCGGTAACAGCACAAGCCCACGTGACGTGACACGACTGGAGGCCGTTGGTGTCGGTAATTAAAGAGGGAGCGCGCGCGCAGGCACAGCGGCATTGCTCCATTAATTTTGGCACCAGGCGAATAATAATCTCGATGGCATGAATGATTGATCGGGCAGGGGGGCTTTTCGTTAACGAGGTGCCAAGTCCGTGGTACTATCGGTGGGCGCGCACCACGGCTGCGTCTTTGTAcgtcaccggccggccggccggcgtcgggCGCAGACGCACGGCACAGCTGGCCTGCCTGCGCTGGAGATCCCTCGCTCGTGCCGGGAGATGGGCGGTGACCGGTGAGCTTTTCGGTTCCACCCCAGGCATCGTGCGCGTGCCGCGAGCTCTTTACACACCTTTGCTGCTGCATGCTGGCTTACCCCAGCCGGTCTAAGCAATAATTTTGCTTCGTGTTTGGCTGACTTGGTAGTACTTagtgtggttgtggttgtggacttgtggttaCTGGTTACCTTGTCTTTGCTAGGTGGAGTTTAACCTTTTCTCACGTCTTCTGATACTTTACATCGAGTACATGTTATGCACAAGTGAGAAAACTGCAGCACAACAATTGATCATGTTGGGTCCCGGTTCACCAATTCCAAGCACACGCTAATGCAATTGGACCCGTGGAGCGTGAGCGCTGCTTCCGTCGTCGATACCGGTGTCGCTCAGCACTCCAGCATGGCTGCCATGATGTTGCGCATGCATTGCGGCCTCAATGCAACCTGTGGCGAAAAGGCCCTTGGAGAGctaagggagggagagaggtgagCTCGCTCGGCCCATTCAAGAGAGGAGACGTAGAAGAAAAGGACATAGGGTTCGTCTATTTACCTTGCTAGCAAGGATACAGTCGAGCAGGACCGTCTCCAAGAATTTGAGGCCCAAGAGCGAAAAGCAGAATGGGGCtctaaaagttaaaaaaaaatcatatgttTAATATATCTAAGATATACTACAGAATTATGTAACTTCGATACATAGTTTATAGAAAAAGTAATTTGAATTAATTTACATGAACTCTAGTCTTCTCAAGATGATAAAACAGAATAATGCTGAACCTTGATATTGGAATGAGCAATATTCTGTAAATTTTGGATGTGTGACATCAactatctttaaaaaaaacttcctATCTGAAGTTTTAACCTTCTACCGCATAGCAATTTACATCATTTGAAATTCCACAAGTGGTCTACATGACAAGGGACAATTATGGAAGTAATCAAACGCTAAAATAATTTCTGAATTCCATCATTGGTTGATCGTTCGACACACTTACCAAGAGGCCTGCCATGCATACTGTATAGCAGAGATGGCATGCGTGATGCCTTCATTCTTCCGGATACTGTATAGCAGTGGCCATGGACATGCAATGGgacttttccttttcccttccaGATTAAGTCCATACTTAATCACATATTAGTGGCCCCAGATTTTTGGTGGCCCTATTCCGTCGCTCACCTCACGCTCCCTCGTCGACGGCTCTGCAGACGAGGGCCAGATGTTTGGATTGATGGCAAGCTTATCTCGGAGCTGGCGCTAGTTTTACTTGCTGATGCAGGCGAGCCACCGGCTCGCCAGGGCTGGTAAGGATATGCTCACCCGGTAAGGTAAGGTCAGGCAAAGCTAATCCAGGAACCGAACGCCCCCTGTAGATGATAACGTGGGCACCACTAAACAAGTTGCTAGTTAGGATTGTTGACGTGGCCTCACATCAAACAAAATCACCGTCAAAACCAATCGATGGGATGTGATTCACATGGTTAAACTTGACTAGTCTTTTGCATCCACCAAATTTATAGTAGTGTGAAAGTACGGATAAGTCATGCAATGTGCTTATGGTTTTGTCATTAAGTTTTTTTGCAGGTTTTCTATCGGACACGAGGGCCATGTTCATCCCATCAGAGCCGACAACGCTATGTACTAACTCGAGGCAAACATATTACGATGATAGCCACCTAGATTATTGCTACATCTATGTTGGCAAAAAAAATCCCTCAATTTATTATGTGTAGTTCTCTTTTCCAAGTTGTAGATGTTGTACCTAAATTTAAGAGTTGTAACATGATTCAAGATTTTCAGTGAAAAGCTCTTGTACGTGTCGATTGCATATGACTCGCGGATTGGTCTTGGTAAAATTGTGCTAATGGTTGTATCCGGTGCATCCCAAGGAGTACCGATTCAAACAAGTTAAGCTGGCCTAGTTGGGCTGTCAATAACTCGGTTTAGGTAATTTATTATGGATAATTCCTCACAAACATCACCAATATGTTTTCGAGTCGAATTCTTAATCAAGCCTCACATTGAGTTTGAGGGAGTGTCAAGTGTAATAGTGTACTCCCTCCTTCCTTTTATATACGACGTTGGTTAGTTCAATTTTGAGGGAGTATATAATAGTACATAGTATGTCTATATTTAGCCCACCAGGC
This portion of the Setaria viridis chromosome 7, Setaria_viridis_v4.0, whole genome shotgun sequence genome encodes:
- the LOC117863474 gene encoding YTH domain-containing protein ECT3 isoform X1 gives rise to the protein MVPSESQIVVEKNPSTSVDAKEQIITLVSSKDKEVSTTIVRGASSLESPKGAQEEASFMGKGGEQQFGYQPNVYGSQPQTLFSGGYLNHLGQWEEYPYVASVERLDSAYPVMYGAYSPLSTFGDSQSYFPFLYPMSSPYYQPAASPSMGYSSSATGISQFDPMHQYYLPDALYYSLTPGFHQPFGSFDAVPMQSSGVSEVFGQGTAPLSSGMHQESMDNSGSYTAFQQGGKFGGSTPCWRASSRFGTFNKGFKHEKGSVDFLNEQSRGPRAAKTKKEVESSSAEDKNKKTLLTVDPEKYNHPDFATEYKDAKFFVIKSYTEDHIHKSIKYNVWASTASGNRKLNAAYREAKEREDYCPIFLFFSVNGSGQFCGVAEMIGPVDFDKSVDYWQNDRWSGQFPVKWHTVKDVPNNLVRHIILENNENKRVTNSRDTQEVKLEQGVQMLAIFKNHGAETTILEDFDFYEQREKAMLDDRQQWKVQCAEAKAQKLVKTSAAVGIVTQISDTIAQAVQLEETKDREIRLNVGDTATAENASAAPVKPEEAMPNTAESGTKESG
- the LOC117863474 gene encoding YTH domain-containing protein ECT3 isoform X2, whose amino-acid sequence is MLLFCQLVSSKDKEVSTTIVRGASSLESPKGAQEEASFMGKGGEQQFGYQPNVYGSQPQTLFSGGYLNHLGQWEEYPYVASVERLDSAYPVMYGAYSPLSTFGDSQSYFPFLYPMSSPYYQPAASPSMGYSSSATGISQFDPMHQYYLPDALYYSLTPGFHQPFGSFDAVPMQSSGVSEVFGQGTAPLSSGMHQESMDNSGSYTAFQQGGKFGGSTPCWRASSRFGTFNKGFKHEKGSVDFLNEQSRGPRAAKTKKEVESSSAEDKNKKTLLTVDPEKYNHPDFATEYKDAKFFVIKSYTEDHIHKSIKYNVWASTASGNRKLNAAYREAKEREDYCPIFLFFSVNGSGQFCGVAEMIGPVDFDKSVDYWQNDRWSGQFPVKWHTVKDVPNNLVRHIILENNENKRVTNSRDTQEVKLEQGVQMLAIFKNHGAETTILEDFDFYEQREKAMLDDRQQWKVQCAEAKAQKLVKTSAAVGIVTQISDTIAQAVQLEETKDREIRLNVGDTATAENASAAPVKPEEAMPNTAESGTKESG
- the LOC117863474 gene encoding YTH domain-containing protein ECT3 isoform X3 is translated as MGKGGEQQFGYQPNVYGSQPQTLFSGGYLNHLGQWEEYPYVASVERLDSAYPVMYGAYSPLSTFGDSQSYFPFLYPMSSPYYQPAASPSMGYSSSATGISQFDPMHQYYLPDALYYSLTPGFHQPFGSFDAVPMQSSGVSEVFGQGTAPLSSGMHQESMDNSGSYTAFQQGGKFGGSTPCWRASSRFGTFNKGFKHEKGSVDFLNEQSRGPRAAKTKKEVESSSAEDKNKKTLLTVDPEKYNHPDFATEYKDAKFFVIKSYTEDHIHKSIKYNVWASTASGNRKLNAAYREAKEREDYCPIFLFFSVNGSGQFCGVAEMIGPVDFDKSVDYWQNDRWSGQFPVKWHTVKDVPNNLVRHIILENNENKRVTNSRDTQEVKLEQGVQMLAIFKNHGAETTILEDFDFYEQREKAMLDDRQQWKVQCAEAKAQKLVKTSAAVGIVTQISDTIAQAVQLEETKDREIRLNVGDTATAENASAAPVKPEEAMPNTAESGTKESG
- the LOC117863475 gene encoding serine/threonine-protein kinase STY13; its protein translation is MVEGPNFAGMIGGIGGHDNGGNFCDMAYYRKLGEGSNMSIDSLNSMQTSTHGGSIAMSVDNSSVGSCDSHTRMLNHPGLKGPVVGNYSVGGHSIFRHGRVSHALSDDALAQALMDPRYPTETLKDYEEWTIDLAKLHMGMPFAQGAFGKLYRGTYNGEDVAIKLLERPEADPERAGLMEQQFVQEVMMLATLRHQNIVKFVGACRKPVVWCIVTEYAKGGSVRQFLTKRQNRSVPLKLAVKQALDVARGMAYVHGLGFIHRDLKSDNLLIAGDKSIKIADFGVARIEVKTEGMTPETGTYRWMAPEMIQHRPYDQKVDVYSFGIVLWELITGMLPFANMTAVQAAFAVVNKGVRPAIPQDCLPTLGEIMTRCWDPNPDVRPPFTEVVRMLEHAEMEILSTVRKARFRCCISQPMTTD
- the LOC117863474 gene encoding YTH domain-containing protein ECT3 isoform X4, which codes for MYGAYSPLSTFGDSQSYFPFLYPMSSPYYQPAASPSMGYSSSATGISQFDPMHQYYLPDALYYSLTPGFHQPFGSFDAVPMQSSGVSEVFGQGTAPLSSGMHQESMDNSGSYTAFQQGGKFGGSTPCWRASSRFGTFNKGFKHEKGSVDFLNEQSRGPRAAKTKKEVESSSAEDKNKKTLLTVDPEKYNHPDFATEYKDAKFFVIKSYTEDHIHKSIKYNVWASTASGNRKLNAAYREAKEREDYCPIFLFFSVNGSGQFCGVAEMIGPVDFDKSVDYWQNDRWSGQFPVKWHTVKDVPNNLVRHIILENNENKRVTNSRDTQEVKLEQGVQMLAIFKNHGAETTILEDFDFYEQREKAMLDDRQQWKVQCAEAKAQKLVKTSAAVGIVTQISDTIAQAVQLEETKDREIRLNVGDTATAENASAAPVKPEEAMPNTAESGTKESG